The genomic interval CTGATGCGGGATGAGGCAAATGCCTCCACGAACAATAGTTCGGCGGGCTGAAGATGTCGCTAATCTCTTGGATGCAGGAGGCCCGTATTACTCCGGGGAAAAGCAACAGATTGTACAGATGGCGCGGCGGATCGCAGCCTAATCGTTAACTAAGCCGCGCAATGCAGCGAAGTCGGGCTGCAAAATTGGGCAGTTCTTAACCGCAAGGCTTGTCCGATCGCTCACGTCACGGTGCGGCCAGAGATCTGCTCCGCGACACGAGGGAGACGACGACCAAGATGGACGATCGCGATCAGAATGATCAGGATCGAAAGCGCATGATCGGACGGTGGCGCGTGGCGCCCTTGCTCCGGCTGTACCGTCCTGCGCTCGTCGCTGCCGGCATCGGCATTCTGCTGTCGCTCGCCGCGGCATTCGCCGTCGCCCAATGGGAGGACCGCGTCAACAAGGTCGAGTTCGAAAGCGCCGCCGATACCGAAGCCATCGTCATGCAGAACGGCATGAACGAATATATCTCGCGGCTGATGGCGCTGCGCACGCTGTTCGAGTCGGTCAACGAGGAAATCACCCGCAGCGAGTTCGAGACGTTCAGCGGCCGCCTGTTCGAACATCACCCGGGCATGCTGCGCATCGCCTGGCTGCCGCGGGTCAACCGCAAGGAGCGCGCCGAATATGAGGCCGCGGCGATCGCCGACGGCATCTCCGGCTATCGGATCAAGTCGCTGCAGAGCGACGGCGGTTTCGCGACCGCGCCGCAGCGCGAGGAGCATTTTCCGATCTTCTATTCCACGCAGCCGAAGACCTCGCCCGTCTACGGCATGGACTATGCGAGCATCCCGGACCGCTGGCCCGCGATCGAGCGCGCCCGCGACAACGACCGGATCGCCGCGCTGACTGCGCGTCTCTACGAGCCGAGGGTAGGCGGCGAATTGCCGAACGCGATGGTGATCGTCCCCGTTTACGCCAAGGGGACGTCGCGCGAAACGGTCGCCGACCGGCGGCGCAATCTCGCCGGCGTCATCGTCGGCATATTCGATCTGCCGCTGCTGTTGCAGGCGATCCGGGCGACGACGGCCGCGAGCCCCGCGATCAGCGTCAACGTCTATCCGCCGTTCACGGGACGGATCGTCAGCCTGGAGCAATCGCTTCCGGATTTCTCGTCATCTCAAAGCGCGCCGCAGTCGATGCGCGACGTCGCGCAAGGCAGGCATTGGTCGGGAAGCCTGCGGATCGGGGATACCGATTGGCAGGTCCGCGCCGTGCCTGCGGCCGGCGGCCCGCTGGTCACGGCCTACGATCGTGCGCTCACGGTGCTGGCCGTGGGCCTGCTTCTGACCGGATTCCTTACCGCCTATCTGGTGCTGGCAAGCCGCAACTCGCGACGGCTGTCGTTGGCGAACCGGCGCGTGCTCGAACTCGCCCAGACCGACATCCTGACCGGGCTGCCGAACCGTGCGTTCTTTCTCGGGCGTCTGGACGAGATCAATCGCGAGATGCGCGAGGGCGGAATGACCTTCGCGATCCTGATGCTCGACCTCGATCGCTTCAAGAACGTCAACGACTCGCTCGGCCATGGCGCGGGCGACCTGCTGCTGCGCCAGGTGGCGCAACGCCTGAAGGCCGCCTTGCGCGAGCACGACGTGCTGGCGCGGCTCGGCGGCGACGAATTTGCGATCATCCAGGAGGGCTGCGACGATCAAAGGGTCTGCTCGGTCGAGCTGGCGAGCCGCATCGCCAAGCTCGTGGCCGAGCCGTTCTTCCTGCCGGGACATCGCCTGGAGATCGGCACCAGCATCGGGATCGCGATCGCGCCGCAGCACGGCGACGATCAGGAAGAGCTTTTGAAGAAGGCCGACCTCGCGCTCTACCGCTCGAAATCCGCGGGGCGCAACTGCTTCACGATCTACGACGAGGCGATGTCGGCCGAGCTCGAGGCGCGCAACACGCTCGAAGGCGATCTTCGCGACGCCATCGCGCGCTGCCAGCTCGAGGTGCACTATCAGCCGTTCTTCGACGTCACCAGCACAGAGCGGCGTGGCTTCGAAGCGCTGGTGCGCTGGCGGCATCCGGCGCGCGGCCTGATTCGGCCCGACCAGTTCATCCCGCTCGCGGAAGAGACCGGGCTG from Bradyrhizobium arachidis carries:
- a CDS encoding EAL domain-containing protein: MDDRDQNDQDRKRMIGRWRVAPLLRLYRPALVAAGIGILLSLAAAFAVAQWEDRVNKVEFESAADTEAIVMQNGMNEYISRLMALRTLFESVNEEITRSEFETFSGRLFEHHPGMLRIAWLPRVNRKERAEYEAAAIADGISGYRIKSLQSDGGFATAPQREEHFPIFYSTQPKTSPVYGMDYASIPDRWPAIERARDNDRIAALTARLYEPRVGGELPNAMVIVPVYAKGTSRETVADRRRNLAGVIVGIFDLPLLLQAIRATTAASPAISVNVYPPFTGRIVSLEQSLPDFSSSQSAPQSMRDVAQGRHWSGSLRIGDTDWQVRAVPAAGGPLVTAYDRALTVLAVGLLLTGFLTAYLVLASRNSRRLSLANRRVLELAQTDILTGLPNRAFFLGRLDEINREMREGGMTFAILMLDLDRFKNVNDSLGHGAGDLLLRQVAQRLKAALREHDVLARLGGDEFAIIQEGCDDQRVCSVELASRIAKLVAEPFFLPGHRLEIGTSIGIAIAPQHGDDQEELLKKADLALYRSKSAGRNCFTIYDEAMSAELEARNTLEGDLRDAIARCQLEVHYQPFFDVTSTERRGFEALVRWRHPARGLIRPDQFIPLAEETGLIVPLGEWVLRRACEDAAAWPSGERVAVNLSPVQFKEAELFDVICAALEDSGLPPERLEIEITESVLLERGVENLAFMERLKSIGVELALDDFGTGYSSLSYLTAFPFDRIKIDKSFIRSLTLRPHSAAIISSIVTLARGLDMSVTAEGVETQEQFDRLKTLGVNFAQGYLLGRPQPIAQIGPEMAAVRARLDAA